A DNA window from Streptomyces parvus contains the following coding sequences:
- a CDS encoding DUF402 domain-containing protein, translated as MSAPSEPRAGGPEELVVALAKAGRTKIRYPAELVRDDGVRLTVRAPWAAPGVRDFGFVRFEPGDVFTEHYWRDRWFAVKEVRTGDGGLKGWYCDITRPAVLADGVLAVEDLDLDLWVSADGATVLRLDEDEFEASGLAERDQAAAGAAASALDELERLARSEGLAPLLI; from the coding sequence ATGTCCGCACCCTCTGAGCCCCGCGCGGGCGGCCCGGAGGAGCTGGTCGTCGCCCTGGCCAAGGCGGGCCGCACCAAGATCCGCTATCCGGCGGAGCTGGTCCGGGACGACGGCGTCCGCCTCACCGTGCGGGCGCCGTGGGCCGCGCCCGGGGTGCGGGACTTCGGCTTCGTCCGGTTCGAGCCGGGCGACGTGTTCACCGAGCACTACTGGCGGGACCGGTGGTTCGCGGTGAAGGAGGTCCGCACCGGCGACGGCGGGCTCAAGGGCTGGTACTGCGACATCACCCGGCCCGCCGTGCTCGCGGACGGGGTGCTGGCGGTCGAGGACCTGGACCTGGACCTGTGGGTCTCGGCCGACGGCGCGACCGTGCTGCGGCTGGACGAGGACGAGTTCGAGGCGAGCGGCCTGGCGGAGCGTGACCAGGCGGCGGCCGGTGCGGCGGCCTCGGCCCTGGACGAGCTGGAACGCCTGGCGAGGTCCGAGGGGCTGGCCCCCCTCCTGATCTGA
- a CDS encoding trifunctional class I SAM-dependent methyltransferase/NUDIX hydrolase/VOC family protein has product MTTIDWDAAAGSFDEEPDHGLLDPAVRDAWAGRLESWLPATRGDVLDLGCGTGSLSLLAAGQGHRVTAVDRSPRMADLARAKLAGTGAEVLVGDAARPPVGERAFDVVVARHVVWLLPDPAAALEHWFGLLKPGGRLVLVEGVWGGTGLSATTLTALLSAHTERVHHEDLAPDSRLWGRKVDDERYALIARAMPPHRHTEVVDVHLILRRGPDVLLARRSNTGYADGLLHMPSGHAEDGEDVREAMVREAAEEIGLDLDPDELRVALVMQHRGPGGGARMGWFFVAEYDPERPPRNAEPEKCSELDWFPLAALPDDMVAYCRAGLDGYRAGGHFMIHWHRDGEPIAYVPGGVGRAVPLPAAGETTGRVHHIELWVADLAAAERSWGWLLGRLGHVPYQHWAHGRSWRRGDAYVVLEQSPDLVAGAHDRCRAGLNHLAFHVADRAALDALTAEAPAYGWRLLFPDRHPYAGGDGHHAAYLEDPAGYEVELVAASRPRP; this is encoded by the coding sequence ATGACCACGATCGACTGGGACGCGGCGGCCGGATCCTTCGACGAGGAGCCCGACCACGGGCTCCTCGACCCCGCGGTGCGCGACGCCTGGGCCGGGCGGCTGGAGAGCTGGCTGCCCGCCACCCGCGGCGATGTGCTGGACCTGGGATGCGGCACCGGAAGCCTCTCCCTGCTCGCCGCGGGCCAGGGCCACCGCGTCACCGCCGTCGACCGCTCGCCCCGCATGGCCGATCTGGCCCGGGCCAAGCTCGCCGGGACCGGTGCCGAGGTCCTCGTCGGTGACGCCGCCCGGCCCCCGGTCGGGGAGCGGGCGTTCGACGTGGTCGTGGCCCGGCACGTCGTCTGGCTGCTGCCCGACCCGGCGGCAGCCCTGGAGCACTGGTTCGGCCTGCTGAAGCCGGGCGGGCGGCTCGTCCTGGTCGAAGGGGTGTGGGGCGGCACCGGTCTGTCCGCCACCACGCTCACCGCCCTGCTCTCCGCCCACACCGAGCGCGTCCACCACGAGGACCTGGCCCCCGACAGCCGGCTCTGGGGCAGGAAGGTCGACGACGAACGCTACGCGCTCATCGCCCGCGCGATGCCGCCCCACCGGCACACCGAGGTCGTCGACGTCCATCTGATCCTGCGCCGGGGCCCGGACGTCCTGCTGGCGCGCCGCTCCAACACCGGCTATGCGGACGGACTGCTCCACATGCCCTCCGGCCACGCGGAGGACGGCGAGGACGTCCGCGAGGCGATGGTGAGGGAGGCCGCCGAGGAGATCGGCCTCGATCTGGACCCCGACGAGCTGCGGGTGGCCCTCGTGATGCAGCACCGGGGTCCCGGGGGCGGGGCGCGCATGGGCTGGTTCTTCGTCGCGGAGTACGACCCGGAGCGCCCGCCGCGCAACGCCGAGCCGGAGAAGTGCTCGGAGCTGGACTGGTTCCCGCTGGCCGCGCTGCCGGACGACATGGTGGCGTACTGCCGCGCGGGCCTGGACGGCTATCGGGCGGGCGGCCACTTCATGATCCACTGGCACCGGGACGGGGAGCCGATCGCGTACGTCCCGGGCGGCGTCGGCCGGGCGGTCCCGCTGCCCGCGGCCGGGGAGACGACCGGCCGGGTGCACCACATCGAGCTGTGGGTGGCGGACCTGGCGGCGGCGGAGCGCAGTTGGGGCTGGCTGCTGGGCCGCCTCGGCCATGTCCCGTACCAGCACTGGGCCCACGGCCGCAGCTGGCGGCGCGGCGACGCGTATGTCGTGCTGGAGCAGTCCCCGGACCTGGTCGCGGGTGCCCACGACCGGTGCCGCGCCGGGCTCAACCACCTGGCGTTCCACGTCGCGGACCGGGCCGCCCTGGACGCCCTGACGGCCGAGGCCCCGGCGTACGGCTGGCGCCTGCTGTTCCCCGACCGCCATCCGTACGCGGGCGGCGACGGGCACCACGCCGCCTATCTGGAGGACCCCGCGGGGTACGAGGTGGAGCTGGTCGCCGCCTCCCGGCCGCGTCCCTGA
- a CDS encoding tripartite tricarboxylate transporter permease, giving the protein MDSLNSLIDGFATALTPMNLLWAATGVLLGTAIGVLPGIGPAMAVALLLPVTYGLDPTGAFIMFAGIYYGAMFGGSTTSILLNTPGESAAVVAAIEGNPMAKGGRGAQALAAAAIGHFAGGMIGTILLVVLAPTVASLAIGIGAPDYFAIMVLAFIAVTSVLGASRIRGIASLLVGLTIGLVGLDQMTGQQRLTFGSLHLADGVDVVIVAVGLFAIGEALWVAAHLRRSTGKPIPVGRPWLGRADLKRTWKPWLRGPVIGFPFGAIPAGGAEIPTFLSYVTEKRLSKHRDQFGKGAIEGVAGPEAAASASAAGTLVSMLTLGLPTTAVAAVMLAAFQQYGIQPGPLLFEREPELVWGLIASLFVGMVLLLALNLPLAPVWAKLLRIPRPYLYAGILFFAAVGAYAVGGESLDLVILLVIGLIGFGMRRYGLPVLPAVIGVILGPAAEQQLRRALQISDGSVTGLVNTPFSVTVYAIVVLIVAWPLIGRLIVRLRGGRKTAEESRTVSGG; this is encoded by the coding sequence ATGGATTCCCTCAACTCCCTCATCGACGGCTTCGCTACCGCGCTCACTCCGATGAACCTGCTGTGGGCCGCGACAGGCGTCCTGCTCGGCACGGCGATCGGCGTGCTCCCCGGCATCGGCCCGGCGATGGCCGTGGCGCTGCTGCTCCCGGTGACGTACGGTCTCGACCCGACCGGCGCGTTCATCATGTTCGCGGGCATCTACTACGGGGCGATGTTCGGCGGGTCCACCACCTCGATCCTCCTCAACACCCCCGGTGAGAGTGCCGCCGTGGTCGCCGCGATCGAGGGCAACCCGATGGCGAAGGGCGGGCGCGGCGCCCAGGCGCTCGCCGCCGCCGCGATCGGTCACTTCGCGGGCGGCATGATCGGCACGATCCTGCTGGTCGTCCTCGCCCCGACCGTGGCGTCCCTCGCCATCGGCATCGGCGCACCCGACTACTTCGCCATCATGGTGCTGGCCTTCATCGCCGTCACCTCCGTCCTCGGCGCCTCCCGCATCCGCGGCATCGCCTCCCTCCTCGTCGGCCTCACCATCGGTTTGGTCGGCCTCGACCAGATGACCGGCCAGCAGCGCCTGACCTTCGGCTCCCTCCACCTGGCCGACGGCGTCGACGTGGTGATCGTCGCGGTCGGGCTCTTCGCCATCGGCGAGGCCCTCTGGGTCGCCGCCCACCTGCGCCGCTCCACCGGGAAGCCGATCCCCGTCGGCCGGCCCTGGCTCGGCCGGGCCGATCTGAAGCGCACCTGGAAACCCTGGCTGCGCGGGCCCGTCATCGGCTTCCCGTTCGGGGCGATCCCGGCGGGCGGCGCGGAGATCCCCACCTTCCTGAGCTACGTCACCGAGAAGCGGCTCTCCAAGCACCGCGACCAGTTCGGCAAGGGCGCCATCGAAGGCGTCGCCGGACCCGAGGCCGCCGCCTCCGCCTCAGCCGCCGGGACCCTCGTCTCGATGCTCACCCTCGGACTGCCCACCACCGCCGTCGCAGCCGTGATGCTGGCCGCCTTCCAGCAGTACGGAATCCAGCCGGGGCCGCTGCTGTTCGAGCGTGAACCGGAGCTGGTCTGGGGCCTCATCGCCTCGCTGTTCGTCGGCATGGTGCTGCTGCTCGCCCTCAACCTGCCGCTCGCGCCCGTCTGGGCGAAGCTCCTGCGGATCCCGCGCCCCTACCTCTACGCGGGCATCCTCTTCTTCGCCGCCGTCGGCGCGTACGCGGTCGGCGGCGAATCCCTCGACCTGGTGATCCTCCTGGTCATCGGTCTGATCGGATTCGGGATGCGACGGTACGGGCTGCCGGTGCTGCCCGCCGTCATCGGGGTGATCCTCGGCCCGGCCGCCGAACAGCAGCTGCGCCGCGCGCTCCAGATCAGCGACGGCAGCGTGACCGGCCTGGTCAACACCCCCTTCTCCGTCACCGTCTACGCGATCGTGGTGCTGATCGTGGCCTGGCCGCTGATCGGCCGGCTGATCGTACGGCTGCGCGGTGGGCGGAAAACGGCAGAGGAGTCCCGCACCGTCAGCGGCGGCTGA
- a CDS encoding tripartite tricarboxylate transporter TctB family protein: protein MTTRPTEPTGPVEPIGPAAASGGGARAWLREHSELGVCVLLFALGALVLTDALTMSVDIAQRGPIGPRTVPFVVGAGLLLVGALLALDVLRGGRGEAEGGEDVDLDEPADRRTVLLLTGVFLAAAVLIGPLGFPIAGALLFWGAAYALGSRHHDRDPLIAAGLSLFTYFVFDNLLGVPLPGGPLMGVL, encoded by the coding sequence GTGACCACCCGACCCACCGAACCCACCGGACCCGTCGAACCCATCGGACCCGCAGCGGCGAGCGGCGGCGGTGCCCGCGCCTGGCTGCGCGAACACTCCGAACTCGGCGTCTGCGTCCTGCTGTTCGCGCTCGGCGCGCTCGTGCTCACCGACGCCCTCACCATGAGCGTCGACATCGCCCAGCGCGGTCCCATCGGCCCCCGCACCGTCCCCTTCGTCGTCGGCGCAGGGCTCCTGCTGGTCGGGGCCCTGCTCGCCCTCGACGTCCTGCGCGGCGGACGCGGCGAGGCCGAGGGCGGCGAGGACGTCGACCTCGACGAACCCGCCGACCGGCGCACCGTCCTCCTGCTCACCGGAGTCTTCCTCGCCGCCGCGGTCCTGATCGGCCCGCTCGGCTTCCCGATCGCCGGGGCGCTGCTCTTCTGGGGGGCGGCCTACGCCCTCGGCAGCCGCCACCACGACCGCGATCCGCTCATCGCGGCCGGGCTCTCCCTCTTCACCTACTTCGTCTTCGACAACCTGCTCGGTGTCCCCCTTCCGGGCGGCCCGCTGATGGGGGTGCTCTGA
- a CDS encoding tripartite tricarboxylate transporter substrate binding protein, which yields MRLRTLLALFGAALLVVVGPPLLSTDDGSETGTQIPGLRFMVPNTPGGGYDITARTMAKNAEDAGLTHNIEVFNLPGAGGTVGLTRLVGEHGNGKLALSMGLGVVGAVHTNKSPSTLADTTPIARLTEEPDIVVVAKNSPYRTMADLLAAWKKDPASVPVGGGSSPGGPDHLAPMLMAQAAGIAPKTVNYVPFDGGGELLASILGDKVGFGVSGLGEYRDQIEAGELRLLAVTGPKRVPGLDAPTLREAGLDTEFTNWRGIVAPPGLSDTERDKLTGLVRELHASKEWKESMKTNGWDDAFLAGEPFGDFLDEQDRRVATVLKELGL from the coding sequence GTGCGACTGCGCACTCTCCTCGCTCTGTTCGGGGCCGCACTGCTCGTGGTGGTGGGGCCACCCCTGCTCTCCACGGACGACGGCTCCGAGACCGGCACCCAGATCCCCGGGCTCCGCTTCATGGTCCCCAACACCCCCGGCGGCGGTTACGACATCACCGCCCGCACCATGGCCAAGAACGCCGAGGACGCCGGACTCACCCACAACATCGAGGTGTTCAACCTGCCGGGCGCCGGCGGAACGGTCGGCCTGACCCGGCTCGTCGGCGAACACGGCAACGGCAAGCTCGCGCTCTCCATGGGCCTCGGCGTCGTCGGTGCCGTCCACACCAACAAGTCCCCGAGCACCCTCGCCGACACCACCCCGATCGCCCGGCTCACCGAGGAGCCGGACATCGTCGTCGTCGCGAAGAACTCCCCGTACCGCACCATGGCCGACCTCCTCGCCGCCTGGAAGAAGGACCCGGCCAGTGTCCCGGTCGGCGGCGGCTCCTCGCCCGGCGGCCCGGACCACCTCGCACCGATGCTCATGGCGCAGGCCGCGGGAATCGCGCCGAAGACGGTCAACTACGTGCCGTTCGACGGCGGCGGCGAACTCCTCGCCTCCATCCTCGGTGACAAGGTCGGCTTCGGGGTCTCCGGCCTCGGCGAGTACCGCGACCAGATCGAGGCGGGCGAGCTGCGGCTGCTCGCCGTGACCGGCCCGAAGCGGGTGCCGGGCCTCGACGCCCCCACCCTGCGCGAAGCCGGACTCGACACCGAGTTCACCAACTGGCGCGGCATCGTCGCCCCGCCCGGCCTCTCGGACACCGAACGCGACAAGCTCACCGGTCTCGTCCGCGAGCTCCACGCCTCGAAGGAGTGGAAGGAGTCGATGAAGACGAACGGCTGGGACGACGCCTTCCTCGCCGGTGAACCCTTCGGCGACTTCCTCGACGAGCAGGACCGGCGCGTCGCCACCGTCCTCAAGGAGCTGGGACTGTGA
- a CDS encoding response regulator has protein sequence MVAKLHGRYVSAMDGFTVVGVAHNGADALRAAERLHPDLVLLDIYLPDMDGIDVLRALRTAEERDASRPSTDALFITAARDAGVIRAALRAGALHYLIKPFNRSALQEQLRHVASLRTRLDELGEARQEDVDQIFGTRPPGSRELPKGLAAPTADLVERTLRDHPGGLSATECAEAGALSRVSARRYLEWFAGTGRAEVTLRYGGTGRPERRYRWRA, from the coding sequence ATGGTCGCGAAGCTGCACGGCCGCTATGTGTCCGCGATGGACGGTTTCACGGTGGTCGGGGTGGCGCACAACGGCGCCGATGCCCTGCGGGCCGCCGAGCGGCTGCACCCCGATCTGGTGCTGCTCGACATCTACCTGCCCGACATGGACGGGATCGACGTCCTGCGGGCCCTGCGCACGGCGGAGGAGCGGGACGCCTCGCGCCCCAGCACGGACGCCCTGTTCATCACGGCGGCCCGGGACGCGGGGGTGATCCGGGCGGCGCTGCGGGCCGGGGCGCTGCACTACCTCATCAAGCCGTTCAACCGCTCCGCCCTCCAGGAGCAGTTGCGCCATGTCGCCTCGCTGCGGACCCGCCTGGACGAGCTGGGAGAGGCCCGCCAGGAGGACGTCGACCAGATCTTCGGCACCCGCCCACCCGGCTCCCGCGAGCTGCCGAAGGGCCTGGCCGCCCCCACGGCCGACCTGGTGGAACGCACCCTGCGCGACCACCCCGGGGGCCTGTCGGCAACGGAGTGCGCCGAGGCGGGAGCCCTGTCCCGGGTGAGCGCGCGCCGCTACCTGGAGTGGTTCGCCGGAACGGGCCGCGCGGAGGTGACGCTGCGCTACGGGGGGACGGGGCGGCCGGAGCGGCGCTACCGCTGGAGGGCGTGA
- a CDS encoding lytic polysaccharide monooxygenase, with protein sequence MTARRKAAGVLALGFAPLALAGLAAAPAVAHGSLTDPVSRVSACFAEGPESPKSAACQAAVAAGGTQALYDWNGVNIANAAGKHRDLIPDGKLCSAANDKFKGLDLPRADWPATALSAGKHTFRFRATAPHKGSFELYLTKPGYDATKPLAWSDLEAKPFAEVTDPVLENGSYVFDGTIPERSGRQLIYTIWQRSDSPEAFYACSDVTFGGGSADGGPAEQEEGEQGSGGDAGAGAPAPAPSAPSEEAITDGAEKSSVEHNGHGDDDADTGAKVTAAAPAAPETKAEGNAPEVNTASKDEVLAETGGSSSSTYLAIGGAGVLAAGAAVLFASQRRRAAAATGRHSR encoded by the coding sequence ATGACAGCTCGTCGCAAGGCAGCCGGCGTCCTCGCCCTCGGATTCGCACCGCTCGCGCTGGCCGGGCTGGCCGCCGCGCCCGCCGTCGCGCACGGTTCGCTGACCGACCCGGTGAGCCGGGTGTCGGCGTGCTTCGCGGAGGGGCCGGAGAGTCCGAAGTCGGCGGCGTGCCAGGCGGCGGTCGCGGCGGGGGGTACGCAGGCGCTGTACGACTGGAACGGGGTCAACATCGCCAACGCGGCGGGCAAGCACCGCGATCTGATCCCGGACGGCAAGCTCTGCAGCGCGGCCAACGACAAGTTCAAGGGCCTCGACCTCCCGCGCGCCGACTGGCCGGCCACCGCGTTGTCGGCGGGCAAGCACACCTTCCGGTTCCGTGCGACGGCCCCGCACAAGGGGTCGTTCGAGCTGTACCTGACCAAGCCCGGTTATGACGCCACGAAGCCGCTGGCCTGGTCGGACCTGGAGGCGAAGCCCTTCGCCGAGGTCACCGACCCGGTGCTGGAGAACGGTTCGTACGTCTTCGACGGGACGATCCCCGAGCGCTCCGGGCGGCAGCTGATCTACACGATCTGGCAGCGTTCCGACTCCCCCGAGGCGTTCTACGCCTGCTCCGACGTGACGTTCGGCGGCGGGTCGGCGGACGGCGGACCGGCGGAGCAGGAAGAGGGTGAGCAGGGGTCCGGTGGTGACGCCGGCGCCGGGGCTCCGGCACCGGCTCCCTCCGCGCCGTCCGAGGAGGCGATCACCGACGGCGCCGAGAAGTCCTCCGTCGAGCACAACGGCCACGGTGACGACGACGCGGACACCGGGGCGAAGGTCACCGCCGCCGCTCCGGCCGCCCCGGAGACGAAGGCCGAGGGCAATGCCCCCGAGGTCAACACCGCGAGCAAGGACGAGGTGCTGGCCGAGACCGGTGGCTCCAGCAGCAGCACCTACCTGGCGATCGGGGGCGCCGGAGTGCTCGCCGCCGGTGCGGCCGTGCTGTTCGCCTCGCAGCGCCGGCGGGCCGCCGCCGCGACGGGGCGCCACAGCCGCTGA